From Nicotiana tabacum cultivar K326 chromosome 15, ASM71507v2, whole genome shotgun sequence, the proteins below share one genomic window:
- the LOC107816754 gene encoding F-box/kelch-repeat protein At3g23880-like, protein METEGDDATPRNPKRRKPLNLPAQSSQDLMPTLPPELITEILLKLPVKSLLQFRSVSKSWLSLISSPEFVKTHLLLANHRGVMFNVCNATHYVKECSLSALLYDSVAEAFDLDYPGKNPYCYPSIVGSFNGLLCLAVAVSDRLLYNLFLWNPSIRKYKKLPNYTLDVSHHYNLDKHRYGFRFGFAYDAFLDDYKVVGIFPIYRNGRLCRVEVKIYSLKSDSWRDIDDFQGRQLLSVSGKLVNGKLHWLDRDQKIISIDLADEKWAEVEQPSDFKGCGFLVLAVFGNDLSAFCNYEWTTHADVWVMKDYGVKESWTKMFTIKFPHRPTGYIFTPPIFMSNKGEVLLQFGSRFTKYNPKDDSTRYLDVTNFAPCLEEAEIYVKSLVCPFFTEGIAKATTMELK, encoded by the coding sequence ATGGAAACCGAAGGAGATGATGCTACCCCTCGAAACCCAAAACGGAGAAAACCCCTAAACCTTCCTGCTCAGTCAAGCCAAGATTTAATGCCTACCCTTCCTCCTGAACTCATCACAGAAATATTGTTAAAGCTTCCAGTTAAATCCCTCTTGCAATTCAGGTCTGTTTCAAAATCTTGGCTTTCCTTAATCTCTAGCCCTGAATTTGTGAAGACCCATCTCTTATTAGCCAACCACCGTGGAGTTATGTTTAATGTTTGTAATGCTACACACTATGTCAAGGAGTGTTCTCTTAGCGCTTTACTTTATGATTCTGTTGCTGAGGCATTTGACTTGGATTATCCCGGTAAAAATCCCTATTGTTATCCTTCGATTGTGGGTTCTTTCAATGGATTGCTTTGTCTTGCCGTTGCAGTATCTGACAGATTATTATATAACTTGTTTCTATGGAATCCATCAATTAGAAAGTATAAGAAATTGCCTAATTATACACTTGATGTAAGCCACCACTACAATTTGGACAAACATCGTTACGGTTTCAGATTTGGTTTTGCATATGATGCTTTCCTAGATGATTACAAGGTAGTGGGTATTTTTCCTATTTACAGAAATGGACGATTGTGTCGTGTTGAGGTCAAAATATATAGTCTAAAGTCTGATTCGTGGAGAGATATTGATGATTTTCAGGGTAGGCAGCTGTTGTCTGTTTCGGGTAAGCTTGTGAATGGGAAACTTCATTGGCTTGACAGGGACCAGAAAATCATTTCTATTGATTTGGCTGATGAGAAATGGGCAGAGGTAGAGCAGCCCTCTGATTTTAAAGGATGTGGGTTTTTGGTGCTAGCAGTGTTTGGAAATGATCTTTCTGCATTTTGTAATTATGAGTGGACGACTCATGCAGATGTCTGGGTTATGAAGGACTATGGGGTAAAAGAATCTTGGACAAAGATGTTTACCATTAAGTTTCCTCATCGTCCAACGGGATATATATTTACTCCACCCATTTTTATGTCAAACAAAGGTGAAGTTTTACTTCAGTTTGGATCACGTTTCACGAAATACAATCCAAAGGATGACTCGACCAGATATCTAGATGTTACTAACTTTGCTCCATGTCTTGAGGAGGCAGAAATCTATGTTAAGAGCCTAGTTTGTCCCTTTTTTACAGAAGGGATCGCAAAGGCAACAACAATGGAGTTGAAATAA
- the LOC107816755 gene encoding uncharacterized protein LOC107816755 isoform X2, which produces MVDEFMVCVDRIIIATTCFGESESVVNGREISLLTNNDVANLSVENNSKEMVSKISSGGEGCSKGSVIRECRICQEEDEENDMEAPCACNGTLKFAHRKCIQRWCNKKGDITCEICNKVFSPNYTLPPARTSPDVMAIDIRQAWGPGMDIRNPHFLAFAAAERQFLQSEYEDYAIASSGSLACFRYVAIILMLLLLIRQTLMVTRDFAMVQDSSTFFNFQISLLQLAAFLLPCYVMARTWYMIQCRRRRQG; this is translated from the exons atggTGGATGAGTTCATGGTGTGTGTGGATAGGATCATAATAGCAACAACATGTTTTGGAGAGTCAGAGTCAGTAGTCAATGGGAGAGAAATTAGCCTTTTGACTAATAATGATGTTGCAAATTTGAGTGTTGAAAATAATTCAAAGGAAATGGTGAGTAAAATTAGTAGTGGAGGGGAGGGTTGTTCAAAGGGAAGTGTAATTAGAGAGTGTAGGATTTGTCaagaagaagacgaagaaaaTGACATGGAAGCTCCTTGTGCTTGCAATGGCACTCTCAAG TTTGCTCATAGGAAATGTATCCAGAGATGGTGCAACAAAAAAGGTGACATAACCTGTGAAATCTGTAATAAG GTCTTTTCACCAAACTATACCCTTCCACCTGCAAGAACCAGCCCTGATGTAATGGCAATTGATATAAG GCAAGCATGGGGCCCTGGCATGGATATTAGAAATCCACATTTTCTGGCTTTTGCCGCAGCTGAGCGTCAATTCCTGCAATCAGAGTATGAGGACTATGCCATTGCTAGCAGTGGGAGTCTAGCATGTTTCCGCTATGTTGCAATCATT TTGATGCTACTCTTGCTGATACGCCAAACCTTGATGGTCACAAGGGACTTTGCAATGGTGCAGGACTCATCTACATTCTTCAAT tttcagatttcactTCTACAGCTGGCGGCTTTCCTCCTCCCTTGTTATGTAATGGCTCGGACATGGTACATGATACAATGCCGAAGAAGGAGGCAG GGTTAA
- the LOC107816755 gene encoding uncharacterized protein LOC107816755 isoform X1, with protein sequence MVDEFMVCVDRIIIATTCFGESESVVNGREISLLTNNDVANLSVENNSKEMVSKISSGGEGCSKGSVIRECRICQEEDEENDMEAPCACNGTLKFAHRKCIQRWCNKKGDITCEICNKVFSPNYTLPPARTSPDVMAIDIRQAWGPGMDIRNPHFLAFAAAERQFLQSEYEDYAIASSGSLACFRYVAIILMLLLLIRQTLMVTRDFAMVQDSSTFFNFQISLLQLAAFLLPCYVMARTWYMIQCRRRRQVA encoded by the exons atggTGGATGAGTTCATGGTGTGTGTGGATAGGATCATAATAGCAACAACATGTTTTGGAGAGTCAGAGTCAGTAGTCAATGGGAGAGAAATTAGCCTTTTGACTAATAATGATGTTGCAAATTTGAGTGTTGAAAATAATTCAAAGGAAATGGTGAGTAAAATTAGTAGTGGAGGGGAGGGTTGTTCAAAGGGAAGTGTAATTAGAGAGTGTAGGATTTGTCaagaagaagacgaagaaaaTGACATGGAAGCTCCTTGTGCTTGCAATGGCACTCTCAAG TTTGCTCATAGGAAATGTATCCAGAGATGGTGCAACAAAAAAGGTGACATAACCTGTGAAATCTGTAATAAG GTCTTTTCACCAAACTATACCCTTCCACCTGCAAGAACCAGCCCTGATGTAATGGCAATTGATATAAG GCAAGCATGGGGCCCTGGCATGGATATTAGAAATCCACATTTTCTGGCTTTTGCCGCAGCTGAGCGTCAATTCCTGCAATCAGAGTATGAGGACTATGCCATTGCTAGCAGTGGGAGTCTAGCATGTTTCCGCTATGTTGCAATCATT TTGATGCTACTCTTGCTGATACGCCAAACCTTGATGGTCACAAGGGACTTTGCAATGGTGCAGGACTCATCTACATTCTTCAAT tttcagatttcactTCTACAGCTGGCGGCTTTCCTCCTCCCTTGTTATGTAATGGCTCGGACATGGTACATGATACAATGCCGAAGAAGGAGGCAG GTTGCTTAA